A stretch of Chitinophaga caeni DNA encodes these proteins:
- a CDS encoding TetR/AcrR family transcriptional regulator — protein MHTENKDEMRERIIEAALRRFTHYSASKTTMTEIAEDLSCSKASLYYYFPDKKSVHLAVISKIGDYYLAALEKEAGKVESAVASLENVIAIRNEFIQRFCRLELFKLINDEAIKVFHEEIKEAKKREMAVIVKIISKGIEKGEFKAVDPEETANLLFHAWIGLRYCFIQDMSTKITEDLDEEQAKVLVHRQKQLLKIFVEGLKK, from the coding sequence ATGCATACAGAGAATAAAGACGAAATGAGAGAAAGGATCATCGAGGCCGCCCTAAGAAGATTCACCCATTATAGTGCATCCAAAACCACTATGACGGAAATCGCGGAGGATCTCAGTTGCTCCAAGGCGTCTTTATATTATTATTTCCCGGATAAAAAAAGTGTACACTTAGCAGTGATCTCAAAAATCGGGGATTATTACTTAGCTGCCTTGGAGAAGGAAGCCGGGAAGGTAGAATCGGCCGTGGCATCGCTGGAGAATGTGATCGCTATCAGGAACGAATTTATCCAGCGCTTTTGCAGGCTTGAGTTGTTCAAGCTGATCAATGATGAAGCGATTAAGGTGTTCCACGAGGAAATCAAGGAAGCGAAGAAACGTGAAATGGCGGTCATCGTTAAAATCATCTCCAAGGGCATTGAAAAGGGTGAGTTTAAAGCAGTAGATCCGGAAGAAACGGCCAACCTGCTGTTTCACGCGTGGATAGGGTTACGTTATTGCTTCATCCAGGATATGTCTACGAAAATTACCGAGGACCTGGACGAAGAACAAGCCAAGGTGCTCGTACATAGGCAGAAACAATTATTAAAAATATTCGTAGAAGGACTTAAAAAATAG
- a CDS encoding pyridoxal phosphate-dependent aminotransferase, translating into MKLSHLAETLIGSEIIKLAGEIKEKMAKGEKIYNFTIGDFDPKVFPIPVEFEQEITKAYQEHYTNYPPADGILELRKAVGGFIHEREGLNYDPTSEIVISCGGRPIIYATYRTLVDRGEKVIYATPSWNNNHYTHFLEAEHVVLETTPGNNFMPTAAELKPLLKGATLLALCSPQNPTGTTFGKQQLEEICDLVLEENKSRGDDEKPLFVMFDQMYWVLTFGDTVHYNPVSLRPEMKKYTIFIDGMSKAFASTGVRVGWALGPANVIGKMKAILSHVGAWSPMAEQKAAARYLVQRENVDKYLSHFKSEIEERLVKIYEGFNKLKAAGHQVDAIAPQAAIYLTIKLDLVGKKTADGTELKDQAAVTSYILNEAKLGIVPFNAFGAAKTSPWYRLSVGTCVKEEIPAMLSALQAALEKLN; encoded by the coding sequence ATGAAACTATCTCATTTAGCCGAAACGCTTATTGGATCTGAAATTATTAAATTGGCCGGTGAGATTAAGGAGAAGATGGCCAAGGGTGAAAAAATATACAACTTTACGATCGGTGATTTTGATCCCAAGGTGTTCCCCATCCCCGTTGAGTTTGAGCAAGAAATCACGAAGGCTTACCAAGAGCATTATACGAATTATCCTCCTGCTGACGGCATCCTTGAATTGCGGAAAGCCGTAGGAGGCTTCATTCATGAAAGGGAAGGGTTAAACTACGATCCTACCAGTGAAATTGTTATTTCTTGTGGCGGTCGCCCGATCATTTATGCAACTTACCGGACACTGGTAGACCGCGGCGAGAAAGTGATATACGCTACCCCTTCTTGGAATAATAACCACTATACACATTTCCTGGAAGCAGAACACGTAGTTTTGGAAACTACCCCTGGAAATAATTTTATGCCGACGGCGGCAGAACTTAAACCCTTGTTGAAGGGGGCTACCTTATTGGCTTTATGTTCTCCCCAAAATCCTACGGGAACTACTTTCGGCAAACAACAATTGGAAGAGATCTGTGACCTGGTGCTGGAGGAAAATAAATCCCGCGGTGACGATGAAAAGCCTTTATTCGTAATGTTTGACCAAATGTACTGGGTATTGACATTTGGAGATACAGTGCATTACAACCCGGTTTCATTGCGTCCCGAAATGAAGAAATACACCATTTTCATCGACGGTATGAGTAAGGCCTTTGCCTCGACAGGTGTAAGGGTTGGATGGGCCTTAGGACCAGCCAACGTGATTGGAAAAATGAAAGCGATCCTTTCGCATGTGGGAGCCTGGAGCCCGATGGCAGAGCAAAAAGCTGCCGCCCGCTACCTGGTTCAAAGGGAAAACGTGGATAAATACCTCTCCCACTTCAAAAGTGAGATCGAGGAGCGCCTTGTAAAAATCTATGAAGGGTTCAATAAATTAAAAGCCGCCGGCCACCAAGTAGATGCCATCGCCCCACAAGCAGCCATCTACCTAACTATAAAACTGGATCTTGTGGGCAAGAAAACAGCCGATGGAACCGAATTAAAAGATCAAGCCGCGGTAACATCCTACATCTTGAACGAAGCGAAACTGGGCATTGTACCATTTAATGCCTTTGGTGCAGCGAAAACCTCTCCCTGGTATCGCCTGAGCGTGGGAACATGCGTAAAAGAAGAAATACCCGCCATGTTATCCGCCCTGCAAGCCGCCCTGGAAAAATTAAACTAA